One genomic region from Terriglobales bacterium encodes:
- the pucL gene encoding urate oxidase yields the protein MPIALAANSYGKSQVRLVKVERRGAHHELTDLNIDIALSGEFSAAYASGDNRDVLPTDTMKNTVYALARKQPLGEIEEFGLRLADHFLTRNPQVSSARIAVRQNLWKRILVNGRPHNHAFLKAGGGRRTAVVTSDRKHAEIKSGIDELEILKTSGSAFEGYIHDEYTTLKETRDRLFGTIVKAEWLYQPGSHSFGSLWDTVRHTVLEVFACHDSRGVQHTLYAIGETVLSRAKEIVEIHLSMPNRHCLLVDLSPFGLDNPNEVFLPIDEPHGLIEATLRRG from the coding sequence ATGCCGATCGCTCTCGCGGCCAATTCCTATGGCAAATCGCAGGTCCGGCTGGTTAAGGTCGAGCGCCGTGGCGCGCACCACGAATTAACGGATCTGAACATCGACATCGCCCTTTCTGGAGAATTCAGCGCTGCCTACGCATCTGGCGACAATCGTGACGTGCTGCCTACGGACACGATGAAGAACACGGTGTATGCTCTCGCGCGCAAGCAGCCACTGGGTGAGATCGAGGAGTTTGGGCTGCGCCTCGCCGATCACTTCCTCACTCGAAATCCGCAGGTCTCTAGCGCGCGAATCGCAGTCAGGCAAAATCTCTGGAAACGAATCCTCGTTAACGGACGGCCTCACAACCACGCATTCCTCAAAGCCGGAGGAGGACGACGCACAGCGGTGGTCACTTCCGATCGCAAGCACGCGGAAATCAAGTCAGGTATCGATGAGCTAGAGATCCTCAAAACCTCCGGTTCGGCCTTCGAGGGCTACATCCACGATGAATACACGACGCTGAAGGAGACTCGCGATCGTCTGTTCGGCACTATTGTGAAGGCGGAGTGGCTGTACCAGCCCGGAAGTCATTCCTTCGGGTCTTTGTGGGATACTGTGCGCCACACCGTATTGGAAGTCTTCGCCTGTCACGACAGCCGTGGCGTGCAGCACACGCTCTACGCCATCGGGGAAACGGTGCTCAGCCGGGCTAAAGAGATCGTGGAGATTCATCTCTCCATGCCCAACCGCCACTGCCTGCTGGTCGATTTGTCACCCTTCGGGCTGG